A single window of Lutzomyia longipalpis isolate SR_M1_2022 chromosome 1, ASM2433408v1 DNA harbors:
- the LOC129786014 gene encoding GATA-binding factor 6-B-like isoform X3 — MENQEVKVIKQEQSPDAQNQEVIAEEISQQNQDGTASSHPTTVITTQRQRMITTSGDIREVTSAQEVIVNQQEQQYEGNHEYQQVTNTVEDHNYTYEPSITTVVTTQAPTMASVQQLQVIKREGSTEKEASVTEQPQQHQTVYIEQTPDEGDTYRYSTVKYETEEYHRFPYQQQTRIQATPEEIKTIEEPQAPPQEIQIYEQPEAPNQEPPSHTDASESKAQYTNLETVQQLPPGSSYYITSEGYATPAGNYSYLQTTPTTKEYPAYHPSSPNTVLYKDPNLASALSTRQLQYHHNIANTQHIYDGPTVSSGSPSGQQVFTTYKTEPTTYWTGQLDFNVPTGYGNSIILDNGVPPGPGDYAANGSWSTLGAISEQYDGQIIAAQDIKECVNCSASSTPLWRRDNTGHNLCNACALYGRQNPGINRPPNRNQKAKAPAANGNRRTGVQCANCQTTTTTLWRRNHNGDPVCNACGLYYKLHNVQRPLSMKKEGVQTRKRKPKNVAGSQIKTALGPEKTLPPIYPSQIEMKMPVLPNIGQAPTEIHLVSTQPSAQEQYLSVGPQSQSPHLPTTTNLTRHINSTVPPLDGGRGINGEITSVITSTGMAERNSN, encoded by the exons ATGGAAAATCAAGAAGTGAAAGTTATCAAGCAGGAGCAATCACCTGATGCACAAAATCAGGAAGTGATTGCTGAGGAAATTTCTCAGCAAAATCAAGATGGGACTGCTTCTAGTCATCCTACAACGGTCATTACCACGCAAAGGCAGCGAATGATAACCACATCTGGCGATATTAG ggAAGTAACCAGTGCACAAGAGGTAATAGTAAATCAACAAGAGCAGCAATATGAAGGTAATCATGAATATCAGCAAGTTACCAATACCGTTGAGGATCACAATTATACATACGAACCAAGTATTACAACCGTGGTTACGACTCAAGCACCTACAATGGCATCTGTTCAACAATTGCAAGTTATTAAACGCGAAGGGAGTACGGAGAAAGAAGCTAGCGTCACTGAACAACCCCAGCAGCATCAAACAGTTTACATTGAGCAAACACCAGATGAAGGTGATACCTATAG GTATTCCACTGTTAAATATGAAACAGAAGAGTACCATCGATTTCCATATCAACAACAAACCCGTATTCAAGCTACACCGGAAGAAATAAAGACCATCGAAGAGCCACAGGCGCCACCgcaggaaattcaaatttacgAACAACCCGAAGCCCCAAATCAGGAACCACCAAGTCACACTGATGCTTCTGAATCAAAGGCTCAGTACACGAATTTGGAAACGGTTCAGCAGCTTCCACCGGGGTCAAGTTACTACATAACCAGTGAGGGATATGCAACACCAGCTGGAAATTATTCGTACCTTCAGACAACTCCGACAACCAAGGAATATCCTGCTTATCATCCCAGCAGTCCCAATACTGTTTTATATAAAG ATCCAAATCTAGCTTCGGCCCTATCAACTAGACAATTGCAGTATCATCACAACATAGCTAATACGCAACATATCTACGATGGACCAACTGTATCATCTGGATCACCATCTGGGCAACAAGTTTTTACAACTTACAAAACAGAACCGACTACATACTGGACTGGGCAGTTGGACTTTAATGTTCCTACT GGATATGGGAATTCAATAATATTGGATAATGGTGTTCCACCTGGACCGGGTGACTATGCAGCTAATGGTTCATGGTCAACACTTGGTGCAATTAGTGAGCAGTACGATGGACAAATTATAGCAGCGCAAGATATTAAGGAATGCGTGAATTGTTCTGCATCGTCGACGCCACTGTGGCGGAGAGACAATACCGGGCATAACTTGTGCAATGCTTGTGCTCTATATGGGCGACAGAATCCAGGTATCAATCGACCACCCAATCGAAATCAGAAGGCCAAAGCGCCGGCGGCAAATGGCAATAGGCGCACCGGGGTGCAATGTGCCAATTGCCAAACAACCACCACAACCCTGTGGCGGAGGAATCACAACGGTGACCCTGTCTGCAATGCATGTGGCCTCTACTACAAACTACACAAT GTACAACGTCcgctttcaatgaaaaaagaagGAGTTCAGACACGTAAAAGGAAGCCCAAGAATGTGGCTGGGAGTCAAATAAAGACTGCATTGG GTCCTGAAAAAACTCTACCACCAATTTATCCATCGCAAATTGAAATGAAGATGCCGGTGTTGCCAAATATTGGGCAAGCACCGACGGAGATACATTTGGTGTCCACTCAACCATCTGCTCAAGAGCAATACTTAAGCGTTGGTCCACAGAGTCAATCGCCGCATTTGCCAACCACCACCAATTTGACGAGACACATTAATTCAAC AGTACCCCCATTGGATGGAGGTCGGGGAATAAATGGAGAAATCACGAGTGTAATCACAAGCACAGGAATGGCTGAGAGGAATTCCAATTGA
- the LOC129786014 gene encoding GATA-binding factor 6-B-like isoform X2, whose protein sequence is MMENQEVKVIKQEQSPDAQNQEVIAEEISQQNQDGTASSHPTTVITTQRQRMITTSGDIREVTSAQEVIVNQQEQQYEGNHEYQQVTNTVEDHNYTYEPSITTVVTTQAPTMASVQQLQVIKREGSTEKEASVTEQPQQHQTVYIEQTPDEGDTYRYSTVKYETEEYHRFPYQQQTRIQATPEEIKTIEEPQAPPQEIQIYEQPEAPNQEPPSHTDASESKAQYTNLETVQQLPPGSSYYITSEGYATPAGNYSYLQTTPTTKEYPAYHPSSPNTVLYKDPNLASALSTRQLQYHHNIANTQHIYDGPTVSSGSPSGQQVFTTYKTEPTTYWTGQLDFNVPTGYGNSIILDNGVPPGPGDYAANGSWSTLGAISEQYDGQIIAAQDIKECVNCSASSTPLWRRDNTGHNLCNACALYGRQNPGINRPPNRNQKAKAPAANGNRRTGVQCANCQTTTTTLWRRNHNGDPVCNACGLYYKLHNVQRPLSMKKEGVQTRKRKPKNVAGSQIKTALGPEKTLPPIYPSQIEMKMPVLPNIGQAPTEIHLVSTQPSAQEQYLSVGPQSQSPHLPTTTNLTRHINSTVPPLDGGRGINGEITSVITSTGMAERNSN, encoded by the exons ATGGAAAATCAAGAAGTGAAAGTTATCAAGCAGGAGCAATCACCTGATGCACAAAATCAGGAAGTGATTGCTGAGGAAATTTCTCAGCAAAATCAAGATGGGACTGCTTCTAGTCATCCTACAACGGTCATTACCACGCAAAGGCAGCGAATGATAACCACATCTGGCGATATTAG ggAAGTAACCAGTGCACAAGAGGTAATAGTAAATCAACAAGAGCAGCAATATGAAGGTAATCATGAATATCAGCAAGTTACCAATACCGTTGAGGATCACAATTATACATACGAACCAAGTATTACAACCGTGGTTACGACTCAAGCACCTACAATGGCATCTGTTCAACAATTGCAAGTTATTAAACGCGAAGGGAGTACGGAGAAAGAAGCTAGCGTCACTGAACAACCCCAGCAGCATCAAACAGTTTACATTGAGCAAACACCAGATGAAGGTGATACCTATAG GTATTCCACTGTTAAATATGAAACAGAAGAGTACCATCGATTTCCATATCAACAACAAACCCGTATTCAAGCTACACCGGAAGAAATAAAGACCATCGAAGAGCCACAGGCGCCACCgcaggaaattcaaatttacgAACAACCCGAAGCCCCAAATCAGGAACCACCAAGTCACACTGATGCTTCTGAATCAAAGGCTCAGTACACGAATTTGGAAACGGTTCAGCAGCTTCCACCGGGGTCAAGTTACTACATAACCAGTGAGGGATATGCAACACCAGCTGGAAATTATTCGTACCTTCAGACAACTCCGACAACCAAGGAATATCCTGCTTATCATCCCAGCAGTCCCAATACTGTTTTATATAAAG ATCCAAATCTAGCTTCGGCCCTATCAACTAGACAATTGCAGTATCATCACAACATAGCTAATACGCAACATATCTACGATGGACCAACTGTATCATCTGGATCACCATCTGGGCAACAAGTTTTTACAACTTACAAAACAGAACCGACTACATACTGGACTGGGCAGTTGGACTTTAATGTTCCTACT GGATATGGGAATTCAATAATATTGGATAATGGTGTTCCACCTGGACCGGGTGACTATGCAGCTAATGGTTCATGGTCAACACTTGGTGCAATTAGTGAGCAGTACGATGGACAAATTATAGCAGCGCAAGATATTAAGGAATGCGTGAATTGTTCTGCATCGTCGACGCCACTGTGGCGGAGAGACAATACCGGGCATAACTTGTGCAATGCTTGTGCTCTATATGGGCGACAGAATCCAGGTATCAATCGACCACCCAATCGAAATCAGAAGGCCAAAGCGCCGGCGGCAAATGGCAATAGGCGCACCGGGGTGCAATGTGCCAATTGCCAAACAACCACCACAACCCTGTGGCGGAGGAATCACAACGGTGACCCTGTCTGCAATGCATGTGGCCTCTACTACAAACTACACAAT GTACAACGTCcgctttcaatgaaaaaagaagGAGTTCAGACACGTAAAAGGAAGCCCAAGAATGTGGCTGGGAGTCAAATAAAGACTGCATTGG GTCCTGAAAAAACTCTACCACCAATTTATCCATCGCAAATTGAAATGAAGATGCCGGTGTTGCCAAATATTGGGCAAGCACCGACGGAGATACATTTGGTGTCCACTCAACCATCTGCTCAAGAGCAATACTTAAGCGTTGGTCCACAGAGTCAATCGCCGCATTTGCCAACCACCACCAATTTGACGAGACACATTAATTCAAC AGTACCCCCATTGGATGGAGGTCGGGGAATAAATGGAGAAATCACGAGTGTAATCACAAGCACAGGAATGGCTGAGAGGAATTCCAATTGA
- the LOC129786014 gene encoding GATA-binding factor 6-B-like isoform X1 encodes MVIILPTNTKMENQEVKVIKQEQSPDAQNQEVIAEEISQQNQDGTASSHPTTVITTQRQRMITTSGDIREVTSAQEVIVNQQEQQYEGNHEYQQVTNTVEDHNYTYEPSITTVVTTQAPTMASVQQLQVIKREGSTEKEASVTEQPQQHQTVYIEQTPDEGDTYRYSTVKYETEEYHRFPYQQQTRIQATPEEIKTIEEPQAPPQEIQIYEQPEAPNQEPPSHTDASESKAQYTNLETVQQLPPGSSYYITSEGYATPAGNYSYLQTTPTTKEYPAYHPSSPNTVLYKDPNLASALSTRQLQYHHNIANTQHIYDGPTVSSGSPSGQQVFTTYKTEPTTYWTGQLDFNVPTGYGNSIILDNGVPPGPGDYAANGSWSTLGAISEQYDGQIIAAQDIKECVNCSASSTPLWRRDNTGHNLCNACALYGRQNPGINRPPNRNQKAKAPAANGNRRTGVQCANCQTTTTTLWRRNHNGDPVCNACGLYYKLHNVQRPLSMKKEGVQTRKRKPKNVAGSQIKTALGPEKTLPPIYPSQIEMKMPVLPNIGQAPTEIHLVSTQPSAQEQYLSVGPQSQSPHLPTTTNLTRHINSTVPPLDGGRGINGEITSVITSTGMAERNSN; translated from the exons ATGGTCATTATACTTCCCACTAATACGAAG ATGGAAAATCAAGAAGTGAAAGTTATCAAGCAGGAGCAATCACCTGATGCACAAAATCAGGAAGTGATTGCTGAGGAAATTTCTCAGCAAAATCAAGATGGGACTGCTTCTAGTCATCCTACAACGGTCATTACCACGCAAAGGCAGCGAATGATAACCACATCTGGCGATATTAG ggAAGTAACCAGTGCACAAGAGGTAATAGTAAATCAACAAGAGCAGCAATATGAAGGTAATCATGAATATCAGCAAGTTACCAATACCGTTGAGGATCACAATTATACATACGAACCAAGTATTACAACCGTGGTTACGACTCAAGCACCTACAATGGCATCTGTTCAACAATTGCAAGTTATTAAACGCGAAGGGAGTACGGAGAAAGAAGCTAGCGTCACTGAACAACCCCAGCAGCATCAAACAGTTTACATTGAGCAAACACCAGATGAAGGTGATACCTATAG GTATTCCACTGTTAAATATGAAACAGAAGAGTACCATCGATTTCCATATCAACAACAAACCCGTATTCAAGCTACACCGGAAGAAATAAAGACCATCGAAGAGCCACAGGCGCCACCgcaggaaattcaaatttacgAACAACCCGAAGCCCCAAATCAGGAACCACCAAGTCACACTGATGCTTCTGAATCAAAGGCTCAGTACACGAATTTGGAAACGGTTCAGCAGCTTCCACCGGGGTCAAGTTACTACATAACCAGTGAGGGATATGCAACACCAGCTGGAAATTATTCGTACCTTCAGACAACTCCGACAACCAAGGAATATCCTGCTTATCATCCCAGCAGTCCCAATACTGTTTTATATAAAG ATCCAAATCTAGCTTCGGCCCTATCAACTAGACAATTGCAGTATCATCACAACATAGCTAATACGCAACATATCTACGATGGACCAACTGTATCATCTGGATCACCATCTGGGCAACAAGTTTTTACAACTTACAAAACAGAACCGACTACATACTGGACTGGGCAGTTGGACTTTAATGTTCCTACT GGATATGGGAATTCAATAATATTGGATAATGGTGTTCCACCTGGACCGGGTGACTATGCAGCTAATGGTTCATGGTCAACACTTGGTGCAATTAGTGAGCAGTACGATGGACAAATTATAGCAGCGCAAGATATTAAGGAATGCGTGAATTGTTCTGCATCGTCGACGCCACTGTGGCGGAGAGACAATACCGGGCATAACTTGTGCAATGCTTGTGCTCTATATGGGCGACAGAATCCAGGTATCAATCGACCACCCAATCGAAATCAGAAGGCCAAAGCGCCGGCGGCAAATGGCAATAGGCGCACCGGGGTGCAATGTGCCAATTGCCAAACAACCACCACAACCCTGTGGCGGAGGAATCACAACGGTGACCCTGTCTGCAATGCATGTGGCCTCTACTACAAACTACACAAT GTACAACGTCcgctttcaatgaaaaaagaagGAGTTCAGACACGTAAAAGGAAGCCCAAGAATGTGGCTGGGAGTCAAATAAAGACTGCATTGG GTCCTGAAAAAACTCTACCACCAATTTATCCATCGCAAATTGAAATGAAGATGCCGGTGTTGCCAAATATTGGGCAAGCACCGACGGAGATACATTTGGTGTCCACTCAACCATCTGCTCAAGAGCAATACTTAAGCGTTGGTCCACAGAGTCAATCGCCGCATTTGCCAACCACCACCAATTTGACGAGACACATTAATTCAAC AGTACCCCCATTGGATGGAGGTCGGGGAATAAATGGAGAAATCACGAGTGTAATCACAAGCACAGGAATGGCTGAGAGGAATTCCAATTGA